In Collimonas arenae, a single genomic region encodes these proteins:
- a CDS encoding aminotransferase class V-fold PLP-dependent enzyme, with amino-acid sequence MTEIYLDGNATTAVLPAAIEAATQAMSQCFGNPSSTHATGIRAKAMMSQARQRAARLLGAGDGRLMFNSGATEGIQTAVLSALCALRERQSGGEFIGKFLLYGATEHKAVPESLAHWNRLLGLNLEMIKLPVDADGLHDLDALRLLAKDAALICTMAANNETGVISELAQIEAVLQETCSDAYWLVDCVQALGKMQLNLAATRIDYATFSGHKLYAPKGIGMLYVRPGTPFTPLMMGGGQESGQRSGTENMAGIAALGAVLAALEDGVTFRNHQQLHTFRDRLAASLRTAFPDIVFNLPLEKTLPTTLNFSVPGMSSKELLDLFDAAQVRVSSGSACSAAKAAPSYVLEAMHLPEWRSSSAIRMSFGPLADDAFINAACARIEHCGIAWRNGSTTTLSAAIRDEVVQFNQEGANAWLVADGATRNCVIIDPSPALAPRLAAYVRSQNYRLSAVLCNHIRPDGDEARIELAGALGSHADAIGSHDAFGWPASEGSATTAVMLGARKLIRMPLGEHQIYLLGDAKDEPFSAHFAFIGELPAATIASALIDPDTLLCSARDDANLLCTSLRAEQSQAAGAKIDSNTDNMHLSAAALDQFLSNHPDAILVDVRETYEQAAGVVTITGTTVLHAPLSRLTSHLPQWLRNDPVPLVFFCRSGNRSGKAVACLRRLGYQNAWHVVGGLAILDRQQA; translated from the coding sequence ATGACTGAAATTTATCTGGACGGAAACGCCACTACCGCAGTCCTGCCTGCCGCTATCGAAGCCGCAACACAGGCAATGTCACAGTGCTTTGGAAATCCCAGCAGCACACATGCTACCGGCATCCGCGCCAAGGCCATGATGAGCCAGGCGCGGCAACGTGCGGCGCGCCTGCTTGGCGCAGGCGATGGCCGGCTGATGTTCAACAGCGGCGCCACCGAAGGCATCCAGACTGCAGTGCTGTCGGCGCTGTGCGCCCTGCGTGAACGGCAGTCCGGCGGCGAATTCATCGGCAAATTCCTGCTTTACGGTGCCACGGAACACAAGGCAGTGCCGGAAAGCTTGGCGCACTGGAATCGACTGCTGGGCTTGAATCTGGAAATGATAAAACTCCCTGTCGACGCCGATGGCTTGCATGATCTTGATGCGCTGCGCCTGTTAGCCAAGGACGCGGCGCTGATATGCACCATGGCTGCTAACAACGAAACCGGCGTCATCTCCGAGCTGGCGCAGATTGAAGCAGTGCTGCAGGAGACATGTAGCGATGCCTACTGGCTGGTCGACTGCGTCCAGGCGCTGGGGAAGATGCAGCTGAACCTGGCTGCTACCCGCATCGATTACGCAACATTTTCAGGGCATAAGTTGTATGCGCCCAAGGGCATCGGCATGCTCTACGTGCGCCCCGGAACGCCTTTTACACCGTTAATGATGGGCGGTGGCCAGGAATCCGGGCAACGTTCCGGCACCGAAAACATGGCCGGCATTGCTGCACTCGGTGCGGTTCTGGCAGCGCTGGAAGACGGCGTCACCTTTCGCAATCACCAGCAACTGCATACCTTTCGCGACCGCCTGGCCGCCAGCCTGCGCACAGCCTTTCCGGATATCGTATTTAATCTGCCGCTGGAGAAAACGCTGCCGACCACACTCAATTTCTCTGTACCGGGCATGTCCAGCAAGGAATTGCTGGATCTTTTCGACGCTGCGCAGGTGCGGGTCAGCTCCGGAAGCGCCTGCTCGGCAGCAAAAGCAGCTCCCAGCTACGTTCTGGAGGCGATGCATCTGCCGGAATGGCGTAGCAGTTCGGCGATTCGCATGTCGTTCGGCCCTCTTGCCGACGACGCTTTCATTAACGCCGCCTGCGCGCGCATCGAACATTGTGGCATTGCCTGGCGTAATGGCAGTACGACTACGCTGTCGGCTGCGATCCGCGACGAAGTGGTCCAATTCAACCAGGAAGGCGCCAATGCCTGGCTGGTAGCCGATGGCGCAACCCGCAACTGCGTCATCATCGACCCATCGCCGGCGCTGGCGCCGCGGCTGGCGGCCTATGTACGCAGCCAAAACTACCGGTTGAGTGCGGTTCTTTGTAACCACATACGGCCAGATGGCGATGAAGCCAGAATTGAATTGGCGGGTGCACTGGGTAGTCACGCCGATGCTATCGGCAGCCACGACGCGTTCGGCTGGCCGGCATCAGAAGGTTCGGCAACGACGGCAGTCATGCTGGGCGCTCGGAAATTAATCCGCATGCCGCTAGGTGAGCATCAGATTTACTTGCTCGGGGATGCCAAGGATGAACCTTTTTCGGCGCACTTTGCCTTTATTGGCGAATTGCCGGCCGCAACGATAGCGTCGGCATTGATCGACCCTGACACACTGCTTTGCTCCGCGCGCGACGACGCCAATCTGTTGTGCACCAGCCTGCGGGCGGAACAAAGCCAAGCGGCAGGCGCCAAGATCGACAGTAATACGGACAACATGCATCTGTCGGCAGCAGCGCTTGACCAATTCCTTTCAAACCATCCTGACGCAATCCTGGTGGACGTTCGTGAAACCTATGAACAAGCGGCGGGCGTGGTTACGATAACCGGAACGACCGTGCTACATGCACCGCTGAGCCGCCTGACCTCGCACCTGCCGCAATGGCTGCGCAATGATCCGGTGCCATTGGTATTTTTCTGCCGTAGCGGCAATCGCAGCGGTAAAGCGGTCGCCTGCCTGCGCCGGCTCGGCTATCAAAACGCATGGCACGTGGTTGGCGGGCTTGCCATTCTTGACAGACAACAGGCTTGA
- a CDS encoding Lrp/AsnC family transcriptional regulator, protein MLNRSTLDRFDHAILAALQIDGSLSVAVLSEKIGLSSTPCWKRLKRLEDEGYIERRVAIVNRDKIGLPVTVFVSMRTGQHDEKWLAKFAAAVTALPEVQEFHRMSGDVDYLLKVVTTDIQGYDLFYKKLIKLAQLHSVSSAFSMEQIKSTTALPLELIMTMG, encoded by the coding sequence ATGCTAAACCGATCTACGCTAGATAGATTCGATCATGCGATTCTCGCTGCGCTACAAATTGATGGGAGCCTGTCCGTCGCTGTACTTAGCGAGAAGATCGGCCTTTCCAGTACGCCTTGTTGGAAACGCCTGAAGCGATTGGAGGATGAAGGTTATATCGAGCGGCGTGTGGCCATCGTCAACCGCGACAAAATCGGTTTGCCTGTGACCGTGTTCGTCAGCATGCGCACCGGCCAGCATGATGAAAAATGGCTGGCCAAATTTGCCGCCGCGGTGACGGCATTGCCGGAAGTGCAGGAATTCCATCGCATGAGCGGAGACGTCGACTATTTGTTGAAAGTGGTCACGACCGACATCCAGGGTTATGATCTTTTTTACAAGAAACTGATCAAGCTGGCGCAACTGCATAGCGTTTCGTCGGCATTTTCAATGGAGCAGATCAAATCCACTACGGCGCTGCCGCTGGAACTGATAATGACGATGGGCTGA
- a CDS encoding YkgJ family cysteine cluster protein, with translation MVCRPDCGACCTAPSISSAIPGMPKGKPAGVRCVQLDAANLCRIFGSPERPAVCASLQPAADMCGTSRTHAMHYLATLEQLTAG, from the coding sequence CTGGTTTGTCGTCCGGATTGCGGCGCCTGTTGTACTGCGCCCTCGATCTCGTCGGCGATTCCCGGCATGCCCAAGGGCAAACCGGCGGGGGTGCGATGCGTTCAACTGGACGCAGCAAATCTTTGCCGGATTTTCGGTAGCCCAGAACGGCCCGCCGTTTGCGCCAGTTTGCAACCTGCGGCAGACATGTGTGGCACTTCGCGGACGCATGCGATGCATTACTTGGCAACGCTTGAGCAATTGACCGCAGGGTAG
- a CDS encoding DUF1439 domain-containing protein, producing the protein MKSIWPASSKAITMLLALAAALLLASCAALIGPRDIAFPLTKLQQSVDKRMPYSQRYLGIFEITADKAQLSFPAGQNRLAMNTDVTVALPLLGKSWSGKMAISGVLTLDNAQNAVTLTDPKLDSLVLNGLDNTYAAQVTQIGNLLAQQLLTKLPLYTFKPEDLHYAGVAFMPTRIASKPENLVVTFEPVK; encoded by the coding sequence ATGAAATCAATCTGGCCTGCATCTAGCAAGGCAATTACTATGTTGCTGGCCTTGGCCGCAGCACTGTTGCTGGCATCCTGCGCAGCGCTGATCGGGCCGCGCGATATTGCGTTTCCGCTGACCAAATTGCAACAATCCGTGGACAAGCGCATGCCTTATTCGCAGCGCTATCTGGGTATATTTGAAATCACCGCCGACAAGGCTCAACTGAGTTTTCCGGCCGGGCAGAATCGCCTGGCGATGAACACAGACGTCACGGTGGCTTTGCCGTTGCTGGGCAAGTCGTGGAGCGGGAAAATGGCAATCTCCGGCGTGCTGACGCTGGATAACGCACAGAACGCCGTTACCTTGACTGATCCGAAACTGGATAGCCTGGTCCTCAATGGCCTGGACAATACGTACGCCGCACAAGTGACACAGATCGGCAATCTGCTGGCGCAACAACTGCTAACCAAGCTGCCGCTGTACACATTCAAGCCGGAAGATCTGCACTATGCCGGCGTTGCTTTCATGCCGACTCGCATCGCTAGCAAGCCGGAAAACTTGGTGGTCACTTTCGAACCGGTAAAATAG
- a CDS encoding undecaprenyl-diphosphate phosphatase, with protein sequence MDILLALKVLIMGLVEGFTEFLPISSTGHLILAGSLLDFTADIGREKAEVFEIAIQAGAIFAVCWEYRVRIGAVLRGLPSDYKARKLVLNLIIAFMPAAILGLLFSKMIKEKLFAPLPVAIALIIGGFVILWVERRNNARSKTGDSVARVESVDDMTAMDALKIGFAQAFALIPGTSRSGATIIGGMMFGLSRKAATEFSFFLAIPTLFAATIYSLYKDRALLSAADIPLFSIGTVAAFISAFLCVRWLLRYISSHDFTAFAWYRIVFGLVVIVTGYTGWVSWVH encoded by the coding sequence ATGGATATACTTCTCGCGTTAAAAGTTCTCATCATGGGTCTGGTAGAGGGCTTCACCGAGTTCCTGCCGATTTCTTCGACCGGCCATCTGATCCTGGCCGGCAGCCTGTTGGACTTTACCGCTGATATCGGCCGCGAAAAGGCAGAAGTGTTCGAGATCGCCATCCAGGCCGGTGCGATTTTCGCTGTCTGCTGGGAATACCGGGTGCGCATTGGCGCTGTTCTGCGTGGCCTACCCAGCGATTACAAGGCGCGCAAGCTGGTCCTCAACCTGATCATTGCATTTATGCCAGCGGCGATACTCGGCCTGCTATTTAGCAAGATGATCAAGGAAAAACTGTTTGCACCGCTGCCGGTGGCGATTGCATTGATTATCGGCGGCTTCGTGATTCTTTGGGTCGAGCGCCGCAACAACGCACGCAGCAAGACTGGCGACAGCGTGGCGCGGGTCGAGTCGGTCGACGACATGACGGCGATGGATGCCTTGAAGATCGGGTTTGCCCAGGCTTTTGCGCTGATTCCCGGCACCAGTCGTTCCGGCGCTACAATTATCGGCGGCATGATGTTTGGCCTGTCGCGCAAGGCTGCCACTGAGTTTTCCTTTTTCCTGGCCATCCCGACCCTGTTTGCCGCCACCATTTATTCTCTGTATAAAGATCGCGCGCTGCTCTCGGCGGCTGATATTCCCTTGTTTTCGATTGGCACCGTAGCGGCGTTCATCTCGGCTTTCCTGTGTGTGCGCTGGTTACTGCGCTATATCAGCAGCCACGATTTCACCGCGTTTGCGTGGTACCGGATTGTGTTCGGGCTGGTGGTGATCGTGACCGGATACACGGGCTGGGTCAGCTGGGTACACTGA
- a CDS encoding undecaprenyl-diphosphate phosphatase, which yields MASVCSAGTDIGFASLDYLQVAILGVIQGISELLPISSTAHMRIVPAVLGWHDPGSAFSAAMQLAALAAVVSYFWRDVREVTVGSIAAVRQRDFSSPQFRLGVAIVLATIPIGIAGLSLSHVLNACGSPLRSLSVIGYACIAMGILLALAELSCKHRRSMGEMRLRDALIVGLAQVGALIPGVSRSGSTLTAALFLNFKREEAARFSFLLGLPAIALAGLKELLVLFHLHMPLETWMLLIFGLVIASISAFGAIWGLMKFLEKFSTWPFIVYRIALGIFLLVAVNNGFLS from the coding sequence GTGGCAAGTGTATGTTCCGCAGGTACCGATATCGGGTTTGCATCGCTAGACTATTTGCAGGTCGCTATCCTTGGCGTGATTCAGGGCATCTCTGAGTTATTGCCGATTTCTTCCACCGCGCATATGCGTATCGTGCCGGCGGTATTGGGCTGGCACGACCCTGGTTCGGCGTTCTCGGCGGCAATGCAGTTGGCGGCGTTGGCGGCGGTGGTGAGCTATTTCTGGCGCGACGTGCGCGAAGTGACCGTAGGCAGCATCGCTGCGGTGCGCCAGCGCGATTTCAGCAGCCCGCAGTTCCGTCTCGGCGTCGCCATCGTCCTGGCCACTATCCCGATCGGGATCGCCGGCCTGTCGTTGTCGCATGTGCTTAATGCCTGCGGCTCACCGTTGCGTAGCTTGAGCGTGATCGGCTACGCCTGTATCGCCATGGGCATATTGCTGGCGCTGGCCGAGCTGAGTTGCAAGCATCGCCGCAGCATGGGTGAAATGCGGCTGCGCGATGCGCTGATCGTCGGCCTGGCGCAAGTGGGCGCCTTGATTCCGGGCGTTTCGCGTTCCGGTTCGACCTTGACTGCCGCGCTGTTCCTGAACTTCAAGCGCGAAGAAGCGGCGCGCTTTTCTTTCCTGCTCGGCTTGCCCGCGATTGCTCTGGCCGGTTTGAAAGAACTGCTGGTGTTGTTCCATCTGCATATGCCGCTAGAAACCTGGATGCTGCTGATTTTCGGGTTGGTAATCGCTAGTATTTCCGCCTTTGGTGCAATCTGGGGGTTGATGAAATTCCTGGAAAAATTCTCCACATGGCCGTTCATCGTCTATCGCATCGCACTCGGGATTTTCCTGCTGGTTGCGGTCAACAATGGTTTCTTAAGCTAA
- the recQ gene encoding DNA helicase RecQ, with product MPNSAEASGSDPQALHILQTVFGYPSFRGQQAEIVSHVANGGDALVLMPTGGGKSLCYQIPALLRDGVGVVISPLIALMQDQVDALAEVGVRAAFLNSTQTYEEAAQIERRVRSGDLDLVYVAPERLLTPRCLELLESSKIALFAIDEAHCVSQWGHDFRPEYIKLSILHERFPQVPRIALTATADQQTREEIAMRLQLEDGARFVSSFDRPNIRYQIVEKANGRKQLLDFIESEHVGDAGIVYCLSRKKVEETAEFLVQQGIAALPYHAGMEYTQRTKNQGRFLREDGIVMVATIAFGMGIDKPDVRFVAHLDLPKSIEGYYQETGRAGRDGGPANAWMAYGLQDVVQQRRMIDESEAGETFKRVQGVKLDAMLGLCETLHCRRVRLLDYFGQGSERCGNCDTCMNPPVSFDATVVVQKLLSTIYRVDQRFGAMHVMDVLRGIDSDKIKQWRHDQLSTFGIGSDRSEAEWRAILRQSIALGLITVDHEAYSALKLTDAARPVLKGEYPVQLRQYQKPVKQKRSGGKSKGYVETDLSTLEQAIFEKLRWWRVETARKHNVPAYVIFHDATMREIAKAQPVSLDDLRGVSGVGEKKLETYGTEIVELIAEFV from the coding sequence ATGCCAAATTCAGCAGAAGCATCAGGTTCCGATCCGCAAGCACTTCATATACTGCAAACGGTATTCGGTTATCCCTCGTTCCGAGGCCAGCAGGCTGAGATTGTCAGCCATGTAGCCAACGGCGGGGATGCGCTGGTGCTGATGCCGACCGGCGGCGGCAAGTCGCTCTGCTATCAGATTCCGGCCTTGTTGCGGGATGGCGTCGGCGTGGTGATTTCGCCGCTGATCGCGTTGATGCAGGATCAGGTCGACGCGCTGGCCGAAGTCGGTGTGCGCGCAGCTTTCCTGAATTCTACCCAGACCTACGAAGAAGCAGCGCAGATCGAACGTCGCGTGCGCAGCGGCGATCTCGATCTGGTCTATGTGGCGCCGGAACGCTTGCTGACGCCGCGCTGCCTGGAGTTGCTGGAATCGTCGAAGATCGCTTTGTTTGCCATCGACGAAGCGCATTGCGTGTCGCAATGGGGGCATGATTTCCGGCCCGAATACATCAAGCTGTCGATCTTGCACGAACGTTTCCCGCAAGTGCCGCGGATCGCCCTGACGGCGACTGCCGACCAGCAGACCCGCGAAGAAATCGCGATGCGGCTGCAGCTGGAAGACGGCGCACGTTTTGTATCTTCCTTCGACCGCCCCAACATCCGTTATCAGATTGTGGAAAAGGCCAACGGCCGCAAGCAGCTGCTTGATTTCATAGAAAGCGAACATGTCGGCGATGCCGGCATCGTCTACTGTCTGTCACGCAAGAAGGTGGAAGAAACTGCTGAATTCCTGGTGCAGCAAGGGATCGCCGCTTTGCCGTATCACGCTGGCATGGAATACACGCAACGGACCAAGAATCAAGGTCGCTTCCTTCGCGAAGACGGCATCGTGATGGTCGCCACTATCGCCTTCGGCATGGGCATCGACAAACCGGATGTGCGTTTCGTCGCCCATCTGGACCTGCCGAAAAGCATCGAAGGTTATTACCAGGAAACCGGCCGTGCAGGTCGTGACGGCGGTCCCGCCAATGCCTGGATGGCCTATGGTTTGCAGGACGTGGTGCAGCAACGCCGCATGATTGATGAATCGGAAGCCGGCGAGACGTTCAAGCGGGTGCAGGGCGTCAAGCTGGATGCGATGCTCGGTCTGTGCGAAACCCTGCATTGCCGCCGCGTACGCTTGCTGGATTACTTCGGCCAGGGTTCGGAACGCTGCGGCAATTGCGATACCTGCATGAATCCGCCGGTGTCTTTCGATGCGACAGTGGTGGTGCAAAAGCTGCTGTCGACGATTTACCGGGTCGATCAGCGTTTTGGCGCGATGCACGTAATGGATGTCTTGCGCGGCATAGATTCCGACAAGATCAAGCAATGGCGGCACGATCAGCTTTCCACTTTTGGCATCGGCAGCGATCGCAGCGAAGCGGAATGGCGGGCGATTCTGCGGCAATCGATTGCGCTCGGCCTGATCACGGTCGACCATGAAGCCTACAGCGCGCTCAAGCTGACCGACGCCGCACGGCCCGTGCTGAAAGGCGAGTATCCGGTGCAATTGCGGCAATATCAGAAACCGGTCAAGCAAAAACGCAGTGGCGGCAAATCCAAGGGTTATGTTGAAACCGATTTGTCGACGCTGGAGCAAGCCATTTTCGAGAAATTACGCTGGTGGAGAGTGGAAACGGCACGCAAGCATAATGTTCCGGCCTACGTCATTTTCCACGATGCGACGATGCGCGAAATCGCCAAGGCGCAGCCTGTGTCGCTGGATGATTTGCGTGGAGTAAGTGGCGTCGGTGAGAAAAAGCTGGAGACTTACGGCACAGAGATCGTCGAGCTGATTGCAGAATTTGTATAA